The proteins below are encoded in one region of Conger conger chromosome 17, fConCon1.1, whole genome shotgun sequence:
- the LOC133116432 gene encoding activin receptor type-1-like isoform X1 yields MILPVLIVLVSPSFCMQADKAAVLGTEEFECVCEGGSCGDGPRCSGLQCYASLSVQNGTSQLQKGCGGADACRGPPLPNLTLQCCQGPLCNMNITMETVVRDEEAKPVSRDHECVCEGRSCVSGGRCMGRQCFSSLTLTDGTLDYQKGCFKVYEQGRLTCKTPPSPDQIVECCQGHLCNLNITVALPARERSGDGQTYSVTTLAIVIVAPVIVLIVLSGIAILAFRRIHQNKMERLTARDAEYGTIDGLIASNVGDSTLADLLDHSCTSGSGSGLPFLVQRTVARQITLNECVGKGRYGEVWRGQWQGENVAVKIFSSRDEKSWFRETEIYNTVLLRHENILGFIASDMTSRNSSTQLWLITHFHEMGSLYDYLQQSTLDTAGCLRMALSISSGLAHLHVEIFGTQGKPAIAHRDLKSKNVLVNKNGQCCIADLGLAVMHFQDTNELDVGNNPKVGTKRYMAPEVLDDSIQMDCFESYKRVDIWAFGLVLWEVARRTVSNGIVEDYKPPFHDAVPSDPSFEDMRKVVCTDQQRPNIPNRWFSDATLTSISKLMKECWYQNPSARLTALRIKKTLTKIDNSLDKIKADC; encoded by the exons ATGATTCTCCCGGTCTTAATAGTGCTGGTCTCCCCCTCTTTTTGTATGCAAG CAGATAAAGCAGCAGTGCTTGGCACGGAGGAatttgagtgcgtgtgtgagggtgggtctTGCGGTGACGGTCCGCGGTGCTCCGGGCTCCAGTGCTACGCCTCCCTGTCCGTCCAGAACGGGACCTCCCAGCTCCAGAAGGGCTGTGGAGGGGCTGACGCCTGCAGAGGACCCCCCCTGCCCAACCTGACCCTGCAGTGCTGCCAGGGGCCCCTGTGTAACATGAACATCACCATGGAGACGGTGGTCAGAG acGAGGAGGCGAAGCCGGTCTCGCGGGACcacgagtgcgtgtgtgaggggcgCTCGTGCGTGAGCGGGGGGCGCTGCATGGGGAGGCAGTGCTTCTCCTCGCTGACGCTGACAGACGGCACGCTGGACTACCAGAAGGGCTGCTTCAAGGTGTACGAGCAGGGCCGGCTCACCTGCAAGACCCCGCCCTCGCCCGACCAGATCGTAGAGTGCTGCCAGGGCCACCTCTGCAACCTCAACATCACCGTGGCGCTGCCCGCCAGAG AGCGGTCCGGAGACGGGCAGACCTACAGTGTGACCACTCTGGCCATCGTCATCGTCGCCCCCGTCATCGTGCTCATCGTGCTGTCGGGAATCGCCATCCTGGCGTTCCGGCGGATCCACCAGAACAAGATGGAGCGTCTGACGGCGCGGGACGCAGAGTACGGCACCATCGACGGCCTCATCGCGTCCAACGTGGGCGACAGCACTCTGGCG gaTTTGCTGGATCACTCCTGCACTTCAGGAAGCGGCTCGGGGCTCCCCTTCCTGGTGCAGCGGACGGTCGCTCGACAGATCACGCTCAACGAGTGTGTGG GAAAGGGGCGCTATGGAGAGGTGTGGAGGGGGCAGTGGCAGGGCGAGAACGTGGCCGTCAAAATCTTCTCCTCCCGAGACGAGAAGTCCTGGTTCCGGGAGACGGAGATCTACAACACTGTGCTTCTTCGACACGAGAACATCCTGG GGTTCATCGCCTCGGACATGACGTCGCGGAACTCGAGCACGCAGCTGTGGCTGATCACGCACTTCCACGAGATGGGCTCCCTGTACGACTACCTGCAACAGAGCACCCTGGACACAGCCGGCTGCCTGCGCATGGCCCTGTCCATCTCCAGCGGCCTGGCCCACCTCCACGTGGAAATCTTCGGCACGCAGGGCAAGCCCGCCATCGCCCACCGAGACCTCAAGAGCAAGAACGTCCTGGTCAACAAGAACGGCCAGTGCTGCATCGCCGATCTGG GTCTAGCTGTGATGCATTTCCAGGACACCAATGAGTTAGACGTGGGGAACAACCCGAAGGTTGGCACCAAGCGATACATGGCCCCGGAGGTGCTGGACGACTCCATCCAGATGGACTGCTTCGAGTCCTACAAGAGGGTGGACATCTGGGCCTTCGGGCTGGTCCTGTGGGAGGTCGCCCGGAGGACCGTCAGCAACG GCATTGTGGAAGACTACAAACCACCCTTCCACGATGCAGTTCCCAGTGACCCCAGTTTTGAGGACATGAGGAAGGTCGTGTGTACGGACCAGCAGAGACCCAATATCCCGAACAGATGGTTCTCCGATGCG ACTCTAACATCGATCTCTAAACTAATGAAGGAGTGCTGGTACCAGAACCCATCTGCCAGGCTGACTGCTTTACGTATCAAAAAGACGCTCACAAAGATCGACAACTCTCTGGACAAAATCAAGGCGGACTGTTGA
- the LOC133116432 gene encoding activin receptor type-1-like isoform X2: MILPVLIVLVSPSFCMQDKAAVLGTEEFECVCEGGSCGDGPRCSGLQCYASLSVQNGTSQLQKGCGGADACRGPPLPNLTLQCCQGPLCNMNITMETVVRDEEAKPVSRDHECVCEGRSCVSGGRCMGRQCFSSLTLTDGTLDYQKGCFKVYEQGRLTCKTPPSPDQIVECCQGHLCNLNITVALPARERSGDGQTYSVTTLAIVIVAPVIVLIVLSGIAILAFRRIHQNKMERLTARDAEYGTIDGLIASNVGDSTLADLLDHSCTSGSGSGLPFLVQRTVARQITLNECVGKGRYGEVWRGQWQGENVAVKIFSSRDEKSWFRETEIYNTVLLRHENILGFIASDMTSRNSSTQLWLITHFHEMGSLYDYLQQSTLDTAGCLRMALSISSGLAHLHVEIFGTQGKPAIAHRDLKSKNVLVNKNGQCCIADLGLAVMHFQDTNELDVGNNPKVGTKRYMAPEVLDDSIQMDCFESYKRVDIWAFGLVLWEVARRTVSNGIVEDYKPPFHDAVPSDPSFEDMRKVVCTDQQRPNIPNRWFSDATLTSISKLMKECWYQNPSARLTALRIKKTLTKIDNSLDKIKADC, translated from the exons ATGATTCTCCCGGTCTTAATAGTGCTGGTCTCCCCCTCTTTTTGTATGCAAG ATAAAGCAGCAGTGCTTGGCACGGAGGAatttgagtgcgtgtgtgagggtgggtctTGCGGTGACGGTCCGCGGTGCTCCGGGCTCCAGTGCTACGCCTCCCTGTCCGTCCAGAACGGGACCTCCCAGCTCCAGAAGGGCTGTGGAGGGGCTGACGCCTGCAGAGGACCCCCCCTGCCCAACCTGACCCTGCAGTGCTGCCAGGGGCCCCTGTGTAACATGAACATCACCATGGAGACGGTGGTCAGAG acGAGGAGGCGAAGCCGGTCTCGCGGGACcacgagtgcgtgtgtgaggggcgCTCGTGCGTGAGCGGGGGGCGCTGCATGGGGAGGCAGTGCTTCTCCTCGCTGACGCTGACAGACGGCACGCTGGACTACCAGAAGGGCTGCTTCAAGGTGTACGAGCAGGGCCGGCTCACCTGCAAGACCCCGCCCTCGCCCGACCAGATCGTAGAGTGCTGCCAGGGCCACCTCTGCAACCTCAACATCACCGTGGCGCTGCCCGCCAGAG AGCGGTCCGGAGACGGGCAGACCTACAGTGTGACCACTCTGGCCATCGTCATCGTCGCCCCCGTCATCGTGCTCATCGTGCTGTCGGGAATCGCCATCCTGGCGTTCCGGCGGATCCACCAGAACAAGATGGAGCGTCTGACGGCGCGGGACGCAGAGTACGGCACCATCGACGGCCTCATCGCGTCCAACGTGGGCGACAGCACTCTGGCG gaTTTGCTGGATCACTCCTGCACTTCAGGAAGCGGCTCGGGGCTCCCCTTCCTGGTGCAGCGGACGGTCGCTCGACAGATCACGCTCAACGAGTGTGTGG GAAAGGGGCGCTATGGAGAGGTGTGGAGGGGGCAGTGGCAGGGCGAGAACGTGGCCGTCAAAATCTTCTCCTCCCGAGACGAGAAGTCCTGGTTCCGGGAGACGGAGATCTACAACACTGTGCTTCTTCGACACGAGAACATCCTGG GGTTCATCGCCTCGGACATGACGTCGCGGAACTCGAGCACGCAGCTGTGGCTGATCACGCACTTCCACGAGATGGGCTCCCTGTACGACTACCTGCAACAGAGCACCCTGGACACAGCCGGCTGCCTGCGCATGGCCCTGTCCATCTCCAGCGGCCTGGCCCACCTCCACGTGGAAATCTTCGGCACGCAGGGCAAGCCCGCCATCGCCCACCGAGACCTCAAGAGCAAGAACGTCCTGGTCAACAAGAACGGCCAGTGCTGCATCGCCGATCTGG GTCTAGCTGTGATGCATTTCCAGGACACCAATGAGTTAGACGTGGGGAACAACCCGAAGGTTGGCACCAAGCGATACATGGCCCCGGAGGTGCTGGACGACTCCATCCAGATGGACTGCTTCGAGTCCTACAAGAGGGTGGACATCTGGGCCTTCGGGCTGGTCCTGTGGGAGGTCGCCCGGAGGACCGTCAGCAACG GCATTGTGGAAGACTACAAACCACCCTTCCACGATGCAGTTCCCAGTGACCCCAGTTTTGAGGACATGAGGAAGGTCGTGTGTACGGACCAGCAGAGACCCAATATCCCGAACAGATGGTTCTCCGATGCG ACTCTAACATCGATCTCTAAACTAATGAAGGAGTGCTGGTACCAGAACCCATCTGCCAGGCTGACTGCTTTACGTATCAAAAAGACGCTCACAAAGATCGACAACTCTCTGGACAAAATCAAGGCGGACTGTTGA